A segment of the Camarhynchus parvulus chromosome 27, STF_HiC, whole genome shotgun sequence genome:
AGATACTCTGTGAAAGTTTTCTGCCAATCACTTTATTTTACACCAATTCCTTTTTTATATGTGTTTGTTTACTATATGGATTTCACCCATCCTGAAACTGCCTCCATGTGATAttccacaggagaaaaaaaaattggtcttAAAGACTTTTATGAGGTTGGCCTGAGGTTACAACCTGTGGCAATGTTCCTGGATTTGGGAGAGATGATTATCTGTGGTCTGTCCTCGCTGTGGTTACCCTCAGCTGGAGCTTAATTATGGTTTTATTGCTTCATCCCttttgttggggatttttttttggtggctttAAAGTTATACACTCCTGTAACGTCAGAACCCCTGCAAGGGCTGATTGGGGATTGAGCTTTTAGAagctttttctgttcattttcctgaagaatttaGTGACTGATGTGAaagacaataaaacaaaaccacctcAGCAGCATCCAGAGCCAAGTTACAGCAGTGAGTATCCACACAGAGCTGAAGTTTCCAGCTGGTCCTGGTTCCTTTAGgatctccctgctccatccctggtggGAAttggctcagcccagctctcccccaGCCTTGGCGTGTGGCCATCGCCGTGTTCTCCCTGCTGACTGGtcaccctgagcagcagcacgtGCCACGAGGGTTGTGGTGCTGAATTAATGTCTGCAGGGCTTCCATCTTCCAGGTGGCAGCCCTCAAAGGGAGcttgggctggcagcagctgcagatgtgGTGCCAGGACAGATGTGCTGGAGGCAGATGTGCTGCCAGGGCGAGCATCAGCTCTGTAGTGAATGAGCAAACCCCATCTGAGGGTGATTGCTGATGCAAACATCAACTGTGCTGTAAAACTGGCTCTCACCCCCAGCTGTTTGCTGTTCTCAGTGGTGCAGCCCCACTCCAAGGCCCATCAGCAGATCCTGCAGCACTTTGGCACTGAGATCCTCCTGGAGAATGGCGAGATAAATCGTGAGGCTCTCGGAAGCATCATCTTCTCCCAGCCAGAGAAACGGCGGCTGCTGAACTCCATCACCCACCCTGAGATCCTGAAGGAGATGCTGAAGCAGATCCTGAAGTACTTTGTACTTGGTAAGAGGCCTTGTCCAGGCTCCTGCCCAAGCAagagccatccctgctcccttgAATGtgaggagagggacagggatgacagaggaagggaaaggacaTTGAGTGACAGCCtttgtgctctgcctgcagtggCCTTTGGTGTCAGCTTTGTCCAACCTGCCAGGACTCCTGCCTAAGCAGgagcctccctgctccttctgcctttGGTTTGAATGTGGGGAGAGAGACAGGGATgacagaggagaggaagggatgTTGAGTGACAGCCTTTGTGCTCTGCCTGCGGTGGCCTTTGGTGTCAGTGTTTGGAGGATTCATTCCTGATTCACTCCTGCCTTTCAGTGCTGCCCTTCACCGCTTTCCTCTGCGGTTTCAAGTGTATCTGTAGGgcctgagagcagctctgctgagattGCCCACAGGATAATGCCACAATCCTGAAATGGCCACAtatccctccctgcccccagcctgctccagcttcACTGCAAGCTCTGGAGCCCTCTGAGTGTCGATAAGGTGAGGAATGGGCTGACAGCTGTGGCTTCCAAAGTGCCACATTCCCCCTGATAAAAGGAACAAATGCAGCtgtcaggctgggctggggaaatgCCAGATAAGATCACCAGCTGTTCCAGAGGTCTCCGTGTAGACAGAAGGATGCCTTAATAGAGTCAGTCTGGATTGGTGGTGCTTatcagagctgagccctgggagaGCTGAACAGGCTGGGGCACCACGGGGCCGAGCACTGCTGcggggtgaggaggaggaggaagcacaaAGGAAGCAACAGGCAGGAATGCCAGGAGCCAGAGATGGAGTCTTGAACTCGGGGCTGCGGGCTGAGGAGGCGGATGCTGTCCTGGCCCTTGGCTAGGGCTCTGTGTGGCTTCAGCAGGCTTCTTTGTCCTCATTAGTCAGGATTTAATGATTTGGGATAGCTGGATGTTGTCTCTGAGGATGGCTGTGTAAGGAAAGCTCTGATCGATCCAATCAGAGGGCAGTGAGAAGCCTCTCAGGGCGGAGGTGCTGGTGGAATGGTGGCTCCTTGGATGATGATGTCTTTGTCAAGACTTTACTTGCTGTGGGCAGCTCAGTTTTAGGGGGGTTATAAAGAGGGGACACCAGCCTGAGATGTCCCCATAActgggggacacacagggaagTGAAGTCCTGACTTAGAGCTTTGTCCTCCCCTCACCCTCTCCCCCAGACTCAACGGGGCATCTCCCACCTCCCCAAACACTGGCCAAGGGCAGGGGCATGGAGAAGACCAGGGGGACAGTGATTGACtgaggagctctgctccctgtgctgtcagagGTTTTAAACCAAACTCAGCCAGTTTTGGTGAGAGTTCAGCCCttgggctgtgcctggaggCTCCCCTCACATTTCAgtgtcacagctgcaggaagTCTGTGGAGATTTTCTTGCTCCCCTTGGAAAAATGGAGCTGTTTAGCCAAAGCTTTTCGTAAAGGGAGGAAAGCTGAGCTGGGAAGTGTTGGCTCAGATGGCTGCAGCCTGGTGAAGTCTTGGACAAGAGAAGGAGTGGAGAGCAGATCCTGCTGTGGGCGCTGCTTCCCGGGAGaggccagcacagcacacagctgctgctcctgccagccaggcactgctgctctcatttCAGCTCCTCATTATATTTCTGCAGTTTCACCTTTGGTCTGGAGCAACCAGGTtagggttgattttttttttttccctctggaaactTGGAATGAAACCATTTCCTCCCTGTGAGAGGGAGGAGGgtctgcaggctctgctctgcttggcTGTGATCATGGAGCTGAAGAGCTCCTGCTTGCTTTGCTTCTCGTGGCCATGGTGTGTGTGCAGCatgagggatttgggaatgggggttaACTCTGTTCCCTTTTTTGGGGAATGTTTCTATTTCCACAGGTTACCGCTATGTGATCCTCGACATCCCTCTGCTCTTTGAGACCCGTGGGTTGACCAGGCTGATGAAATACACAGTGCTGGTTTATTGGTAAGTGCTCCAGGAgccacggggacagggacaaagcCACCTCTCTCAGATGGGACCATCATGTGCCTCCACTCTGGAGGTTCAGCCTCAGCCCTGGTGCAATTGAGAGAAGCAATACCTCCCTTTGTAGTGCATGAGGGCCTTCCTGAGCTTTCCCTGGCACCATCCTAGAGGGGAATTCACTGCCTTTGGGCCTTCCACAGCCCATGCTCTACCAGGGCAGCATCTGGGGCACTGTTACAAGCTGCGTGAATGCTGAgaacagcccaggcagcagtggctctgctgctccaagtGCAGGCTGGCTGTGTCAGAAATGACAAGGGGGCGCCTCTCTCATTCCCACTTTATCCCAGCGTTTCCCCCCGGTGCCCGAGGAGGGCAgatccccctttccctcccatccccagctcagcccagtgcTCCGCCCGGCAGTGACCCCCCGACGCAGCTGGCGCGGCTGATGAAGAGGAGCGGGCTGGGCGTGGCCGAGGCCGAAGCTCGgatcagctcccagctgcccctggaggAGAAGCGCAGGTGGGCCACGCACGTCATCGACAACTCCGGGGACTGGGAGAGCACTCGCCGCCaggtcctgcagctgcacacccGCCTCGAGGATTCCCTGGATTTCCTCTGGGCACGGCTCGTGGTGGGCACGGCTGTTGCCGGGCTCGGTGGGCTGGTGTTCCTCCTCATCCGGCATTTCATCT
Coding sequences within it:
- the DCAKD gene encoding dephospho-CoA kinase domain-containing protein, with amino-acid sequence MRAALIGWQRRPRFPTANGSEGHCGVGEAGRRLFTMFLVGLSGGIASGKSTVVAVLRELGCAVIDADVIARLVVQPHSKAHQQILQHFGTEILLENGEINREALGSIIFSQPEKRRLLNSITHPEILKEMLKQILKYFVLGYRYVILDIPLLFETRGLTRLMKYTVLVYCDPPTQLARLMKRSGLGVAEAEARISSQLPLEEKRRWATHVIDNSGDWESTRRQVLQLHTRLEDSLDFLWARLVVGTAVAGLGGLVFLLIRHFIS